A single region of the Yersinia entomophaga genome encodes:
- the gntX gene encoding DNA utilization protein GntX encodes MLTITGLCWLCRQPLHLAFHGICCFCLRHLPMPPPCCFRCGLPSSQPELPCGRCLQQPRPWQRILFIGDYQPPLSTLIKMLKFKGFSQLAPVLARLIFLRWRTIKYADSAAIKPQRLISVPLHHQRCWQRGFNQSDLLARPLARWLGCDYHPDSLKRLSAAPPQRQLTASARRKNLRGIFRLTEDFCGQHVVLLDDVVTTGSTVAEIGAMLREQKVSSLQVWCICRTL; translated from the coding sequence ATGCTAACAATCACCGGGCTATGTTGGCTATGCCGACAACCGTTACATCTGGCTTTTCACGGAATTTGCTGTTTCTGTTTACGTCATTTACCCATGCCGCCACCCTGCTGTTTTCGCTGTGGCTTGCCCTCATCACAGCCCGAACTACCCTGCGGTCGCTGCCTACAGCAACCACGGCCATGGCAGCGGATACTGTTCATCGGGGATTATCAACCGCCGTTAAGTACGCTAATAAAAATGCTGAAATTTAAGGGTTTTTCACAATTAGCGCCGGTTTTGGCTCGCTTGATATTCTTACGCTGGCGAACGATAAAATACGCCGATAGTGCGGCAATCAAGCCTCAGCGGTTGATCAGCGTGCCGTTACATCACCAGCGCTGCTGGCAGAGAGGTTTTAATCAAAGCGATTTATTGGCGCGACCTTTGGCTCGCTGGCTAGGCTGCGATTATCATCCTGACAGTCTAAAACGCCTGTCTGCCGCGCCACCGCAGCGGCAGCTCACCGCCAGCGCGCGCCGGAAGAATCTAAGGGGAATATTTCGCCTTACCGAAGATTTTTGCGGTCAGCACGTCGTATTACTGGATGATGTTGTGACAACGGGCAGCACGGTTGCCGAGATAGGCGCTATGCTGCGGGAACAGAAGGTAAGCTCATTGCAGGTCTGGTGTATTTGCCGCACCTTGTAG
- the malQ gene encoding 4-alpha-glucanotransferase, producing MDRKSLDQAATLAGIAASYINAHGKQQAIPMETKQKLLVAMGRSPDSVQPSLGEKTPLPVVKVFTHVSPMTLAIGGEGDYHWQLVTEEGISHQGRVSAQKTLTLPASLPLGYHHLALEQGTQQWQCSIIVAPKRCYEPDALLTGKKLWGACVQLYTLRSERNWGIGDFGDLDRMVEQVGGRGGAFIGLNPIHALYPANPNSASPYSPSSRRWLNVVYIDVNNVEEFQQSEAAQRWWHLPQTQSTLAAIRTAEWVDYAKVTELKLAGLRLAFPLFLARAANDKQMQDFRQFVEQGGKSLQQQAAFDALHAHLSQQDSAMWGWPVWPEQYRDGQGEGVAEFCQQHSDEVTFYLWLQWLAASQFSQCFRHSQQQKMPIGLYRDLAVGVAEGGAETWCDRELYCLKASVGAPPDILGPLGQNWGLPPMDPHVMVARAYQPFIDLLRANMTSCGALRIDHVMALLRLWWIPYGETADQGAYVKYPVDDLLAVLALESQRHRCMVIGEDLGTVPVEIVSKLRDSGVYSYKVLYFERDSENTFRAPQSYPVQAMATITTHDLPTLRGYWQSDDLTLGNKLGLYPDQQILKQLYADRERAKQGLLEGLHHYGCVPKKVGRKAALLAMSPTLNRGLQRYVADSASALLGLQPEDWLDMAAPVNIPGTSDEYPNWRRKLTHSLEEMFADQRVNRLLKDLDKRRKNVSAG from the coding sequence ATGGATCGTAAATCGCTCGATCAGGCAGCTACGCTGGCAGGGATAGCCGCCAGCTACATTAATGCCCACGGTAAACAGCAGGCTATACCGATGGAAACCAAGCAGAAACTGCTGGTAGCCATGGGACGAAGCCCGGATTCCGTTCAGCCTTCGCTGGGTGAGAAAACGCCGTTACCGGTGGTGAAAGTCTTTACTCACGTAAGCCCGATGACTCTGGCTATCGGCGGTGAAGGTGATTATCACTGGCAACTGGTGACAGAAGAGGGTATTTCACATCAAGGGCGCGTTAGCGCCCAAAAAACCCTGACGTTGCCGGCATCGTTACCCCTTGGTTACCATCATCTAGCGTTGGAGCAAGGTACGCAGCAATGGCAATGTTCAATCATTGTGGCACCGAAACGTTGCTATGAGCCAGACGCGTTGCTGACCGGAAAAAAGCTCTGGGGCGCCTGCGTACAGCTCTACACTTTACGTTCGGAGCGTAATTGGGGTATCGGTGATTTCGGCGATTTAGACCGAATGGTTGAACAGGTCGGAGGGCGTGGCGGTGCATTTATCGGCTTAAATCCGATTCATGCGTTGTATCCGGCCAATCCCAATAGCGCCAGCCCATATAGCCCTTCGTCCCGTCGCTGGCTGAATGTGGTTTATATCGACGTGAACAACGTGGAGGAATTTCAGCAGAGTGAAGCAGCTCAGCGCTGGTGGCATCTGCCGCAAACCCAAAGCACGCTGGCTGCGATCCGCACCGCCGAATGGGTCGATTACGCCAAAGTGACAGAGCTGAAACTGGCCGGTTTACGTCTGGCTTTCCCGCTGTTTTTGGCGCGAGCAGCCAATGATAAGCAAATGCAGGACTTCCGGCAGTTTGTGGAGCAGGGCGGTAAAAGTTTGCAGCAACAGGCCGCTTTCGATGCTTTACATGCTCATTTAAGCCAACAGGATTCTGCTATGTGGGGCTGGCCGGTGTGGCCAGAACAATACCGCGATGGACAGGGCGAAGGTGTGGCGGAGTTTTGCCAGCAGCATAGTGATGAGGTGACTTTCTACCTGTGGTTGCAGTGGTTGGCAGCCAGCCAGTTTTCCCAGTGTTTCCGCCACAGCCAGCAGCAAAAAATGCCGATAGGTTTGTATCGGGATTTGGCGGTTGGCGTAGCCGAAGGCGGCGCGGAAACCTGGTGCGATCGCGAACTCTATTGCCTGAAAGCCTCGGTTGGCGCGCCGCCAGATATTCTTGGCCCTTTAGGTCAAAACTGGGGGTTGCCGCCGATGGATCCTCACGTGATGGTAGCCAGAGCCTATCAGCCATTTATTGATTTGCTGCGTGCCAATATGACCAGCTGTGGCGCATTGCGGATTGACCATGTTATGGCACTGCTGCGCCTGTGGTGGATTCCTTATGGTGAAACGGCAGATCAGGGCGCTTATGTGAAGTATCCGGTTGACGATCTTTTGGCAGTACTGGCGCTGGAAAGCCAGCGTCATCGCTGCATGGTGATCGGAGAGGATTTGGGGACGGTGCCGGTGGAAATAGTCAGCAAGCTGCGGGATAGCGGTGTTTATTCTTACAAAGTGCTCTACTTTGAAAGAGATAGCGAAAACACTTTCCGTGCGCCTCAGTCTTATCCGGTGCAGGCGATGGCGACTATTACTACTCATGATTTACCGACGCTGCGTGGCTACTGGCAAAGTGACGATCTGACTTTGGGCAATAAGCTGGGTTTGTACCCAGACCAGCAGATTCTCAAACAGTTGTATGCGGATCGGGAAAGAGCCAAGCAAGGCCTGCTGGAAGGTTTGCACCATTATGGCTGCGTACCGAAGAAAGTCGGCCGCAAGGCGGCGCTGCTAGCGATGAGTCCAACGTTAAATAGAGGTCTACAACGCTATGTGGCAGATAGCGCCAGCGCGTTGTTGGGATTACAGCCGGAAGACTGGTTAGATATGGCAGCGCCGGTCAATATTCCCGGCACCAGCGATGAGTATCCGAACTGGCGTCGTAAGCTGACCCATTCTTTAGAGGAGATGTTTGCCGATCAGCGGGTTAACCGTCTTTTGAAGGATTTGGATAAGCGGCGCAAGAATGTCTCTGCGGGTTAA
- the bioH gene encoding pimeloyl-ACP methyl ester esterase BioH, producing the protein MTKLYWQTCGEGDRDLVLLHGWGLNAEVWRCMIERLAPHFRIHLVDLPGYGRSRDYGAMSLDEMADIVQKQAPAKALWLGWSMGGLVASQIALSHPERVSGLITVSSSPCFTAHDEWPGIRPEVLAGFQQQLTEDFQRTVERFLALQTLGTESARQDARLLKSVVLNHQMPEVEVLTGGLEILRTVDLRQELAACSVPLLRIYGYLDGLVPRKVAALLDDALPQSRSVVMKGSAHAPFISHPDDFAELIINFAAETAQSS; encoded by the coding sequence ATGACAAAGCTTTATTGGCAGACCTGCGGCGAAGGCGATCGCGATCTTGTGCTGCTGCACGGATGGGGACTGAACGCCGAGGTGTGGCGTTGCATGATTGAGCGGCTTGCCCCGCATTTTCGTATTCATCTGGTCGATTTGCCGGGCTACGGACGCAGCCGAGATTATGGTGCGATGTCGCTGGATGAGATGGCTGATATTGTACAGAAACAGGCTCCAGCGAAGGCGCTGTGGCTGGGGTGGTCAATGGGCGGGTTGGTGGCGAGTCAGATTGCCCTGAGTCACCCGGAGCGCGTGAGCGGCCTGATTACGGTCTCTTCTTCCCCCTGTTTTACCGCCCATGACGAATGGCCGGGGATTCGCCCAGAAGTGCTGGCGGGTTTCCAACAGCAGCTAACGGAAGATTTTCAACGCACCGTTGAGCGTTTTTTGGCGTTACAAACGCTGGGGACGGAAAGCGCCCGTCAGGATGCACGCTTGCTGAAATCGGTGGTATTGAATCATCAAATGCCTGAGGTGGAAGTATTGACCGGTGGCCTGGAAATTTTGCGCACGGTGGATTTACGTCAGGAGCTGGCTGCTTGTTCTGTCCCGTTACTGCGTATTTATGGTTATCTGGATGGTCTGGTGCCGCGCAAAGTTGCCGCGTTGCTGGATGATGCTTTACCTCAAAGTCGCTCTGTAGTGATGAAAGGCTCGGCTCATGCTCCATTTATCTCTCACCCTGATGATTTTGCAGAGTTAATCATTAATTTTGCCGCTGAGACTGCTCAGAGTTCTTAA
- the feoB gene encoding Fe(2+) transporter permease subunit FeoB, whose product MKALTIGLIGNPNAGKTTLFNQLTGARQRVGNWSGVTVERKEGHFSTAQHQVTLVDLPGTYSLTTISEQTSLDEQIACHYILSGEADLLINVIDASNLERNLYLTLQLLELGIPCIIALNMLDIAQSQRIKIDVDALSKRLGCPVIPLVSTRATGIAELKTSIDQYQPNTDNALVNYPPLLLEEVEKLTSAMPDSLPMQQRRWLALQMLEGDIYSLARSGVSPALLAESRQRLKDQQHEDPELVIADARYQSIATLCDAVSNAQQAEPNRLTQMLDKVILNRWLGVPIFLFVMYLMFVLAINIGGALQPIFDIGSSAIFIQGLQWVGYTLHFPEWLTIFLAQGIGGGINTVLPLVPQIGMMYLFLSFLEDSGYMARAAFVMDRLMQALGLPGKSFVPLIVGFGCNVPAIMGARTLDAQRERLITVMMAPFMSCGARLAIFAVFAAAFFGQDGASIVFSLYLLGIVVAILTGLLLKYTIMRGEASPFVMELPVYHVPHLKSLLLQTWQRLKGFVLRAGKVIVIASIFIGGLNSFTFGGKAADSINDSALASVSKVLTPLLTPMGVHADNWQATVGLVTGAMAKEVVVGTLNTLYTAEQIKNEPFDAEGFNLLDELGGAVNETWQGLKDTFSLSVLSNPIEASKGDGEMEAGSMGMMSSKFGSSVAAYSYLIFVLLYVPCVSVMGAIARETSRGWMTFSILWGLNVAYSLATLFYQAATFSSHPQQSLGIIAAVIVFNILIFFGLRRARSRVTFRLQNRQPASGCQNGGGHCH is encoded by the coding sequence ATGAAAGCACTCACAATCGGCTTAATTGGCAACCCCAATGCAGGTAAAACTACACTGTTCAACCAACTGACCGGAGCACGTCAGCGCGTAGGTAACTGGTCTGGGGTCACGGTAGAACGGAAAGAAGGTCATTTTTCCACGGCGCAGCATCAGGTGACTTTGGTTGACCTGCCCGGCACCTATTCCCTGACGACCATCTCTGAACAAACCTCGCTGGATGAACAAATTGCCTGTCACTACATTCTCAGTGGCGAAGCCGATCTGTTAATCAACGTAATAGATGCGTCGAATCTGGAACGCAACCTCTATCTGACATTGCAGCTGCTAGAGTTGGGCATTCCATGCATTATCGCGCTGAATATGCTGGATATTGCCCAAAGTCAACGAATCAAAATTGACGTGGATGCGTTGTCTAAGCGCCTTGGTTGCCCGGTCATTCCACTAGTTTCGACTCGTGCAACAGGTATTGCCGAACTGAAAACCAGCATCGACCAATATCAGCCGAACACCGATAACGCTCTGGTGAACTATCCGCCGCTGTTGCTGGAAGAAGTTGAAAAACTGACTTCGGCCATGCCCGATAGTCTGCCAATGCAGCAACGGCGCTGGCTGGCGTTACAAATGCTGGAAGGTGATATCTACAGTCTGGCACGCTCCGGCGTTTCGCCCGCTTTGCTGGCAGAGTCCCGCCAACGGCTTAAAGATCAACAACATGAAGATCCCGAACTGGTGATTGCCGACGCTCGTTACCAAAGCATCGCAACGCTGTGTGATGCGGTTAGCAACGCGCAACAGGCTGAACCTAACCGTCTGACTCAAATGCTAGATAAAGTGATTCTGAATCGTTGGCTCGGCGTGCCAATTTTCCTGTTTGTTATGTATTTGATGTTTGTATTGGCGATCAATATCGGCGGGGCGCTACAGCCAATTTTTGATATCGGCTCATCGGCGATATTTATTCAGGGTCTACAATGGGTTGGCTATACCCTGCACTTCCCCGAATGGCTGACGATATTTTTAGCTCAGGGGATTGGCGGCGGGATCAACACTGTTTTACCGCTGGTACCGCAAATCGGCATGATGTACCTGTTTCTATCCTTCCTCGAAGATTCTGGCTATATGGCTCGGGCGGCTTTCGTTATGGACCGCCTGATGCAGGCTCTGGGGCTGCCGGGTAAATCCTTCGTGCCGCTCATCGTCGGGTTTGGCTGTAACGTGCCGGCAATTATGGGCGCACGTACCTTGGACGCTCAGCGCGAACGCCTGATAACCGTCATGATGGCGCCCTTTATGTCCTGTGGTGCACGTCTGGCTATTTTTGCCGTCTTCGCCGCCGCTTTCTTCGGGCAGGACGGTGCCAGCATCGTATTCTCCCTGTATTTGCTCGGCATCGTGGTCGCCATTCTTACCGGACTGCTACTCAAGTACACCATTATGCGCGGCGAAGCCTCTCCCTTCGTGATGGAACTGCCGGTTTACCACGTTCCTCACTTAAAAAGCCTGCTGCTACAGACCTGGCAGCGCCTGAAAGGCTTTGTGCTGCGCGCCGGTAAAGTCATCGTTATCGCCAGTATTTTTATTGGTGGATTGAACAGCTTTACCTTCGGCGGGAAAGCCGCCGATAGCATTAATGACTCAGCTTTGGCCTCGGTCAGTAAAGTACTCACGCCGTTGCTGACGCCAATGGGCGTACACGCCGATAACTGGCAGGCCACCGTGGGCTTGGTTACCGGGGCTATGGCGAAAGAAGTCGTTGTGGGGACATTAAACACTCTGTATACCGCCGAGCAAATTAAGAACGAACCTTTTGATGCAGAAGGCTTTAATTTGCTGGATGAACTCGGCGGAGCGGTAAACGAAACCTGGCAGGGATTAAAAGATACCTTCAGCCTGAGCGTACTTTCCAACCCGATCGAAGCCAGCAAGGGTGACGGTGAAATGGAAGCTGGTTCAATGGGCATGATGAGCAGCAAATTTGGCTCCAGCGTGGCGGCTTATAGCTACCTGATCTTTGTTTTGCTCTACGTTCCCTGCGTTTCCGTTATGGGCGCGATCGCCCGTGAAACCAGCCGCGGCTGGATGACCTTCTCAATTCTGTGGGGACTAAACGTGGCTTACTCACTGGCAACGCTGTTCTATCAGGCCGCGACCTTTAGCAGCCATCCACAGCAAAGTTTGGGCATTATCGCGGCGGTCATCGTCTTTAACATTTTGATATTCTTCGGCCTGCGCCGTGCTCGCAGCCGGGTAACCTTCCGCCTACAGAATCGACAGCCCGCGAGTGGCTGCCAAAATGGCGGCGGTCACTGTCATTAA
- a CDS encoding YdgH/BhsA/McbA-like domain containing protein, whose amino-acid sequence MKLLKNVAVALVVGGLSFGALAAKEITRQEAKDKGYEKIGTISSSGEAMSPLDVKQDLSAKADEKGGKYYVIISENEKKKFNATADVYK is encoded by the coding sequence ATGAAATTATTGAAAAATGTAGCGGTTGCTCTGGTTGTTGGTGGGTTGTCTTTTGGCGCTTTGGCAGCGAAAGAAATTACAAGACAAGAAGCGAAAGACAAAGGCTACGAAAAAATTGGCACCATTTCTTCTTCTGGCGAAGCCATGTCTCCACTGGATGTGAAACAGGATTTGTCGGCTAAAGCCGACGAAAAAGGCGGCAAGTACTACGTCATCATCTCGGAAAATGAAAAGAAAAAATTTAACGCTACCGCAGATGTTTATAAGTAA
- the nfuA gene encoding Fe-S biogenesis protein NfuA, which produces MIKITDAAQSHFAKLLANQEEGTQIRVFVINPGTPTAECGVSYCPPDAVEATDTELKFEQLSAYVDELSVPYLQDAEIDFVTDQLGSQLTLKAPNAKMRKVDDSAPLMERVEYVLQSQINPQLAGHGGRVTLMEITDDGLAILQFGGGCNGCSMVDVTLKEGIEKELLQKFPELKGVRDLTEHQRGEHSYY; this is translated from the coding sequence ATGATCAAAATAACAGATGCAGCACAATCTCATTTTGCCAAATTGCTGGCAAATCAAGAAGAAGGTACCCAAATCCGCGTATTTGTGATCAACCCAGGTACTCCAACGGCGGAATGTGGTGTGTCCTATTGCCCGCCGGATGCGGTTGAGGCCACAGATACCGAGCTAAAATTCGAGCAATTATCCGCCTATGTGGATGAATTGAGCGTACCTTATCTGCAGGATGCTGAAATCGACTTCGTTACCGATCAGTTAGGCTCGCAGTTAACCCTGAAAGCGCCTAATGCCAAAATGCGGAAAGTGGATGATTCTGCACCGCTGATGGAACGGGTAGAGTACGTTTTGCAGTCGCAGATTAACCCACAGCTGGCTGGCCACGGTGGTCGCGTTACGCTGATGGAAATCACCGATGACGGGCTGGCAATTCTTCAGTTCGGTGGCGGTTGTAACGGATGTTCGATGGTCGATGTGACCCTGAAAGAAGGCATCGAAAAAGAGCTGTTACAGAAATTCCCTGAATTGAAAGGGGTAAGAGACCTGACCGAGCATCAGCGCGGCGAGCATTCTTATTACTGA
- the feoA gene encoding ferrous iron transporter A, translated as MHLLPQRAYKILGFSPEISPAYRQKLLSLGMLPGSSFNVVRLAPLGDPIQIETRRVSLVLRKKDLDFLNLDLQP; from the coding sequence ATGCATCTTCTTCCTCAACGCGCTTATAAGATTTTGGGATTCTCTCCTGAAATCAGCCCGGCTTATCGACAAAAATTATTGTCGCTCGGCATGTTACCCGGTTCATCATTTAATGTTGTGCGTCTCGCACCATTAGGCGATCCCATTCAGATAGAAACTCGCCGCGTTAGCTTGGTCTTGCGTAAAAAAGATTTAGATTTTCTGAATTTGGACCTACAGCCTTAA
- a CDS encoding Tex family protein, protein MNEPLSRIIASELQARPEQVISAIRLLDEGNTVPFIARYRKEVTGGLDDTQLRQLETRLGYLRELEDRRQTILKSIEDQGKLTEQLAGAINGTMSKTELEDLYLPYKPKRRTRGQIAIEAGLEPLADSLWNNPQQEPESVAAAYIDAEKGVADTKAALDGARYILMERFAEDATLLAKVRQYLWKNAHLVSKVVEGKEQEGAKFRDYFEHHEPIAQVPSHRALAMFRGRNEGVLQLSLNADPQFEEPPRESQGEQIIINHLDLRLNNAPADAWRKAVINWTWRIKVLLHLETELMSTLRERAEEEAINVFARNMQDLLMAAPAGMRATMGLDPGLRTGVKVAVVDATGKLVAYDTVYPHTGQATKAAATVAALCIKHQVELVAIGNGTASRETERFFTELQQQYPAVTAQKVIVSEAGASVYSASELAALEFPDLDVSIRGAVSIARRLQDPLAELVKIDPKSIGVGQYQHDVSQSQLAKKLDAVVEDCVNAVGVDLNTASVPLLTRVAGLTRMMAQNIVNWRNENGRFRNREQLLKVSRLGPKAFEQCAGFLRINHGDNPLDASTVHPEAYPVVERILAATEQALQDLMGNPTVLRNLQARDFTTERFGVPTVTDILKELEKPGRDPRPEFKTATFADGVETMNDLTVGMILEGSVTNVTNFGAFVDIGVHQDGLVHISSLADKFVDDPHKVVKAGDIVKVKVMEVDLQRKRIALTMRLDEQPGETNARRGSADNSAKPRQGGRNSQDSRDRAPAKGRTASATGAGNSAMSDALAAALGKKR, encoded by the coding sequence ATGAATGAACCACTGAGCCGCATTATTGCAAGCGAACTACAGGCCCGGCCGGAGCAAGTCATCTCCGCTATCCGCCTGCTTGATGAAGGTAATACCGTGCCCTTTATTGCACGGTATCGTAAGGAAGTTACCGGCGGGTTGGATGATACCCAGTTGCGCCAGCTGGAAACCCGTCTGGGTTATCTGCGTGAATTGGAAGACCGCCGCCAAACCATTCTCAAATCCATTGAAGATCAAGGCAAGCTAACTGAGCAACTCGCCGGTGCCATAAACGGCACTATGAGTAAAACCGAGCTAGAAGACCTTTATCTGCCTTATAAACCGAAGCGTCGCACGCGCGGACAGATTGCGATTGAAGCCGGTCTGGAACCTCTGGCCGATAGCTTGTGGAACAATCCGCAGCAAGAGCCTGAATCCGTTGCCGCCGCCTATATCGATGCTGAGAAAGGCGTTGCCGATACCAAAGCCGCCTTGGATGGCGCGCGTTACATCCTGATGGAGCGTTTCGCCGAAGACGCCACGCTGCTGGCTAAAGTGCGTCAGTATCTATGGAAAAATGCGCACCTCGTCTCAAAAGTAGTTGAAGGCAAAGAGCAGGAAGGGGCAAAGTTCCGCGATTACTTCGAACATCATGAACCTATCGCTCAGGTACCTTCGCACCGCGCATTGGCTATGTTCCGTGGCCGCAATGAAGGCGTGCTTCAACTGTCTCTGAATGCCGATCCGCAGTTTGAAGAACCGCCGCGTGAAAGCCAGGGCGAACAGATTATTATCAATCATCTGGATCTGCGCCTGAATAATGCGCCTGCCGATGCGTGGCGGAAAGCCGTCATCAACTGGACATGGCGCATCAAAGTTTTACTGCATTTGGAAACCGAATTGATGAGCACCCTGCGCGAGCGGGCGGAAGAAGAAGCCATCAACGTGTTTGCCCGTAATATGCAGGATTTGCTGATGGCAGCACCTGCCGGCATGCGCGCCACCATGGGTCTGGATCCAGGATTACGTACCGGAGTCAAAGTCGCCGTGGTTGATGCCACCGGTAAATTAGTGGCTTACGACACGGTTTACCCTCATACCGGTCAGGCCACCAAAGCCGCCGCCACTGTCGCGGCGCTATGCATCAAGCATCAGGTTGAACTGGTGGCAATTGGTAACGGCACCGCGTCTCGGGAAACAGAGCGCTTCTTTACCGAATTGCAGCAGCAATATCCGGCGGTTACCGCACAGAAAGTGATTGTCAGTGAAGCCGGAGCCTCCGTGTATTCCGCATCTGAGCTGGCGGCACTGGAATTCCCCGATCTGGATGTCTCTATCCGTGGCGCGGTGTCAATTGCCCGTCGCCTGCAAGATCCGCTGGCCGAGCTGGTTAAGATCGATCCAAAATCTATCGGGGTTGGCCAGTATCAGCATGACGTTAGCCAGAGCCAATTGGCTAAAAAACTGGATGCGGTGGTTGAAGACTGCGTAAACGCCGTTGGCGTGGATCTCAATACAGCGTCGGTGCCATTACTAACCCGCGTTGCCGGTCTGACGCGCATGATGGCGCAAAATATCGTGAACTGGCGTAATGAAAATGGTCGTTTCCGTAATCGTGAACAGCTATTGAAAGTCAGTCGTTTGGGGCCAAAAGCCTTTGAGCAGTGCGCCGGTTTCCTGCGCATCAACCACGGCGATAACCCGCTGGACGCCTCGACGGTGCATCCCGAAGCCTATCCGGTAGTCGAACGTATTCTGGCTGCGACCGAGCAGGCGTTACAGGATTTAATGGGCAATCCAACCGTACTGCGGAACCTGCAAGCCAGAGATTTTACTACCGAGCGTTTCGGTGTGCCGACGGTGACAGATATTCTTAAAGAGTTGGAAAAACCGGGTCGCGATCCGCGTCCTGAGTTTAAAACCGCAACCTTCGCAGACGGCGTTGAAACCATGAACGACCTCACCGTGGGAATGATTCTGGAAGGTTCGGTGACTAACGTCACCAATTTTGGAGCCTTTGTTGATATCGGCGTCCATCAGGATGGTTTGGTGCACATTTCTTCACTGGCAGACAAATTTGTCGATGACCCACATAAAGTGGTGAAAGCCGGCGATATCGTCAAAGTGAAAGTAATGGAAGTAGATTTACAGCGTAAACGTATTGCTTTAACGATGCGTTTAGACGAGCAACCGGGAGAAACCAATGCCCGACGCGGCAGCGCTGACAATAGTGCTAAACCTCGTCAGGGAGGACGCAATAGTCAGGATTCTCGCGATAGAGCGCCAGCCAAAGGACGCACTGCTAGCGCTACCGGCGCAGGCAACAGCGCCATGAGCGACGCGCTAGCAGCGGCCTTAGGCAAAAAACGCTAA
- the feoC gene encoding [Fe-S]-dependent transcriptional repressor FeoC, with protein sequence MASLMQLRDTLALNGCMEASQLSQQLAAPLPLVEAMLERLIAMGKLERIEQDNTGCLSGSCKSCPEGQKCNTVVYQLKTH encoded by the coding sequence ATGGCCAGTTTGATGCAACTGCGTGACACCCTTGCCCTGAACGGCTGCATGGAAGCTAGCCAGCTAAGTCAGCAGTTGGCCGCACCGCTACCTTTGGTAGAAGCTATGCTAGAACGACTGATTGCTATGGGAAAACTGGAGCGTATCGAGCAGGATAACACCGGATGCCTGAGCGGTAGCTGTAAAAGCTGCCCGGAAGGCCAGAAATGCAATACCGTGGTGTATCAGTTAAAAACCCACTAA